The stretch of DNA TGCCTCGGCATCGCCGTAATCAAGAAACTTTTGTTCCCGGTCGTGCAAACCCTTTACCCTTACAGCATGTTTGATAGGACACCAGAATTGTTCGGTGCGGGCAATCACTTCACGCGCGTAAGCAATCAAGCCGTTTCCATAACCACAATACACACAGTTGATCTTCTGGATAGTATTTAAATAGGGCAATTTATGACGGTCGATCACCACATATTCACTACGCACGACACGTGGCACCTTATAGACACGAAAGCATATATGTTGGTAAATGGTGATTGTCAGATCCAGCAAAGCCAGAGGGATTAGCATGCCGTAGATGATCGGCGAAGTCAGAATTGTCAGCCAGGGAGCTGAAAATATGTAGCGCAGGCTACCGACGCGTTGCTTTTTCTGCAGCTTACTGACATTACGATCAAAAATAACCTTGCCACGTTGCAGGGTATAACTGAACTGCTTGCGTTTGCCCTCCAGCAGACGATCAATCTCGGCTTCCAGCTCGTCCCTGGTCTTTTTCAAGCGATCGAGCAGGTCGTCTAATCGTTGCTGGTGACTCATGTTATTTACCCTTTTTCAGCGTGACAATGGATGGGTGCCATTCTGCCTATTTCCAGTGTCAGCTCATCACCTTTACCGACTACCGTGTTGGGACCATTGGAATAACGAAAACCTGAGGCGCTGGGCTCTTGCTGTAACTCTATGGTGTTGCCATTACGAACCAGGACGGCAACACCCTGCATTGGAAAGAATCTCAGCTCAATGTCACGATTATCATCGCAACTAAAACTGACCCTGCGTTCGGCCGTTGACTCTCCAACAGCTCCTGGTTGACCGCTGTTGATGGCCCAGTCAATCAATTCTGCAGCCAGGGTATTAGCCGCTGCGCCAAGTGCAACCACGGCTGCCCCGGCGTGCGTAGCACCGACGGGCTCATACGCGCTAAAGCGACGACTGGCCACTATCCGGCGGTCTGATACATTAACCAGACGGGCATCA from Pseudohongiella spirulinae encodes:
- a CDS encoding ABC-type transport auxiliary lipoprotein family protein yields the protein MSRLICILLVLAASACTVLPERVPFDLYQLPPPAITTATEGQALSALRVDRPSTSEALGGNRLLIMREDQQLQAYADVRWVAATPLLWRDWLLDAFWRDGRVGSLSAASDGLQAQFELGGMLRAFNIDQSGSQPQAVIQFDARLVNVSDRRIVASRRFSAYEPVGATHAGAAVVALGAAANTLAAELIDWAINSGQPGAVGESTAERRVSFSCDDNRDIELRFFPMQGVAVLVRNGNTIELQQEPSASGFRYSNGPNTVVGKGDELTLEIGRMAPIHCHAEKG